A genomic region of Egicoccus sp. AB-alg2 contains the following coding sequences:
- a CDS encoding DnaB-like helicase C-terminal domain-containing protein encodes MDLLHSLGAYGDDGGLLAAAMAASGYGATSEAARVQVPTGFDDVDRVTGGGLPAGVHLLSGEMACGKTGLVARLAVHCADSETPVLFVCKMDDTVAIAQRMVAAHARIDRSELLTSTGQSADRVQAAYRRLSDQPLAVVPAERLELWSVGWALRELASRVVDQPRLLVIDDLDDLAGGAGQGDLGLVPRSLADMARRLGIAIVVTTTATLIGERRDRRPELRDVHGWPQIAPHLRSAWLLYRADQHDADSPDRGIGEVILAWQANGPTGTVRLAHLPHLGTWANLHHRTGSGPYGAASVREGGE; translated from the coding sequence ATGGACTTGCTGCACTCGCTAGGTGCCTACGGCGATGACGGCGGCCTTCTTGCAGCTGCGATGGCTGCCTCGGGGTACGGCGCGACTTCCGAGGCCGCACGCGTGCAGGTGCCGACCGGGTTCGATGACGTCGACCGGGTGACCGGCGGCGGGCTACCCGCGGGGGTCCACTTGTTGTCCGGTGAGATGGCGTGTGGGAAGACCGGGCTTGTTGCCAGACTCGCCGTGCACTGCGCAGACAGCGAGACGCCGGTGCTGTTCGTCTGCAAGATGGACGACACCGTCGCGATCGCCCAGCGGATGGTCGCCGCCCACGCTCGCATCGACCGAAGCGAACTCCTCACGAGCACCGGGCAAAGCGCCGATCGGGTCCAAGCGGCGTATCGACGACTCAGCGACCAGCCGCTGGCCGTCGTGCCCGCTGAACGTCTCGAGTTGTGGTCGGTGGGCTGGGCGCTTCGCGAACTCGCCTCCAGGGTCGTAGACCAGCCTCGGCTCCTGGTAATCGATGATCTCGATGACCTGGCTGGCGGCGCCGGCCAGGGCGATCTAGGCCTTGTACCGAGATCGCTCGCGGACATGGCACGGCGGCTCGGCATTGCCATCGTCGTCACCACGACCGCGACGCTGATCGGCGAACGACGCGACCGAAGACCCGAGCTCCGCGACGTCCATGGGTGGCCGCAGATCGCACCCCATCTACGCAGCGCCTGGTTGCTCTACCGAGCCGATCAGCACGATGCGGACTCGCCGGATCGGGGCATTGGGGAGGTGATCCTGGCATGGCAAGCGAACGGACCGACGGGGACTGTCAGGCTCGCGCACCTGCCGCATCTGGGCACCTGGGCCAATCTCCACCACAGGACTGGGTCTGGCCCCTACGGTGCTGCGTCGGTTCGTGAAGGAGGCGAGTGA